DNA from Ziziphus jujuba cultivar Dongzao chromosome 2, ASM3175591v1:
TATATAAATGCCCCTAACCTGTTCTCAATAATCTTACACccactcaaaaaataaaaagaaaagaacataaAATCGATCTTCAGAAATGGTGGCCTTGAAGAAAATTGCTGTCTTGCAGGCAGCACTGCTGGTCCTTACAGGACTGGCTGTGTCTGCAAAAGCTGATAGGTTGGATTTCTTCAAGCTCCTCACTTCCAACAATCAAAAATCTGGTATGAtaaactcaaatatatatatatatatatccttctaTTATATCAGAAATATCTACCAAGATAGATTAAtttacttattatatatatatacatatattttgttgggtatAAACAGTGGATGGTTACAAAAGACCAGATATTCCAGCGTGCTGCGATAAGTGCATCTGCACGAAGAGCATACCACCGCAGTGCAGATGCACTGACGTCTTTATCGGCGACAAGCGGTGCAAGAACTGTCAAGGGTGCATATGCAATCTCAGCAACCCACCGCAGTGTCAGTGCCTTGATATTAAGGACTACTGCGATCCACCATGCTcatcctcctcctccaccaCTCAGATCATCAAACAAGTGGCTGCCTGATCCACATGATCAGAGACTAATAAACCcaatgttattttatatatatctacgTTATGTATCATGCCATATGATCGTGTGCTCCATGATCTACTAGCTAGTGTTTATTGTCTTCAATTTGGCTCAATGGCTGGCTGTTGTTGAGCTTTAATTttctacacatatatacatatatatatatatatatatatatatgtactcgtgaagactaataaaaaataattaatgttggGTTCTAAAACTTCaactttcttatttatttattgtgtagaTTAAAGTTTCATTACTAGTCTACCGTGTTTAAACCCTTATGCCTGTTATTTGCTTAtttagtgtgtgtatatatgtgtgtgtgtatatatatatatatatatttttttttttttggccgaaAGCTTGCTTAGctttttcattgatgattttggGATTCAAAAAGTAAAATTCGGTCATGCTCTTTGTGTAATAGGGCCAGACCCCAGTTTGGGTGAACCTCTAGAATGAGGATTCGGCTTAAAGCCCTGTTTCGTGTTCTCAAGAGCCAACCATATTGAAGAAAGcccaattttaccaaaaaataaaaaggtaaaaaaattaaagaaatccaaaaaaaaataaataaataaataacggcAAAGGAGAATTTAGGAGAACTATGGCATGACTATTcaaaggttttttctttttctgatttttatttatctttagcCTTTtgataaaaggaaagaaactAACGCCAAATGAAATTGAACAAGatctagatttttatttttgttaattgacGTGGCAATCATTCATTAGTGGGTGACAAGCGCATCATCCCTGCCCCTCCTGACTGGGGCATGGAGCTAGGAATTTGGGGATGGTTCCATTGTTGAGGTGCTTGTGGAAGTTTATGGAAGCTCTAAAGAAAATTCGAGCTTAGAGAGCAGCTCAAGTTTAAGAAAACaattcataattaataattttttttggggtaaaatttaatttccatcAAATTGTATGTGCCCCCAATCActcattattttgtttattttttgttgttttaatttgtttaagttggGAGACTGGGTcttattgtgaaaaaaaaaaaaaaaaaaattgccatttATCACAATCCATGCTATGCCAGCATGATGGAATATCTGATTTACAAAATGAGTAATTCTACTACATTGgtctattaatatatttattaaaaatatatagtaacgttattatttgattatttaatatgttaatataatttaaaaatagataagtgaacatttaaaaaataaatgttattaaatataaacaaatcagataataatatatatattttttatagatatattgataaattagatagtGCACGTTGTATTATTCTTATAAAACATTTTACTTATTAATCAAGGTAACAATAAAATTCAAGTTTAAATTACAATTATGATGAAATACATAACAGGTAATTAATACAAGTATGATGAAATACGTGCCCGGGTAATTTATATTATCAAAGTGAATTTTACGGCTTGTAATTTTTGTCATGCAGGTAAATATGTTGTGTGCTATAACAACTTGATTTGTTCCATACAGATACACAACTTAGAGAATGGTACCGTTGAAATATATAGTCGAAAGGGTGAACGAAATCCCACAAAAGTATCCTGATGTTGTTGCTGCAGTTTCAAAGTTAGACTCTTTTTTCATAGTTaatgtatttcattttaaattggACTAAATTACATAAACATAACTTGTAGTTCGCAATTTTCTCCACGTATACCccattgtttttaataattacacAAACTTCCCCTTACATCATGAATTCTATTTCAATAACTAAATGACAACTAAAAGAAAGTTGTTGATGCtggaagataaaaaattttgcaGTTGGTACATTATAAAGAAAGGACAAGGTATATTTGTCATAAGAAAAAGATTAACACTCGTTGATACATAATCTTTACAGTTTGACTGACACAAGGGGAGATGTACAATGAAACTAAAACATAAAGGCAATTGTGcgtaatagtttttttttaaaacaagtaGGGTGTATATGATAAAACTATAAACTACGAGGAGTTTTTATGTAGTTTAACCTGTTAAATTTGATTATGTGTGTGAGACTTGCTGCAAATCCAGAGTTTATACTATTGGTATGAAACAAATTTGAATGGACCTTGTATATCCTTTCCTGTCAGGTTGCTGTTAATCCAGTTTCACAATAATGCTTGTGGGAAATTTCTGCTCGGCTATGTATTCATCATTATTAATTCAACTAAAACATTAAAATCAATACATTAAGGAAAGTAACATATTAAATTTCTAAGAATTAAAATTTCCGAGCAAGTTTATATGAGTAgagattcactttttttttttttttttttcccaaaatgcAGGTTTGGTAGGACTTGCACATTGATATTTGAAGTATAACAATCTCttcatgtgtttgtgtgtttgtATAAAAAGACACAGGCTTTGCCACATTGCTGATTTATGCAAAGTGTtctttttgctctttttttccTGAGAGCTTTTTATGTAGCGCTACCATTCATGTTATATAGCAATTTTCTAATGTTCGTCTCagctttatttttcaattttaattgacGTCTTGCACGTTAAAGAAGTCATCTGTGacaccatttcttttttattgtaaacTGGTTGCTCATGACCACAGAATCCAGAAAATTCTGcccttttagtttttatttatttatttatttatgtttttataattcGGATTGAACATTTCCTATTCATAATGTAAATTTGCCGTGAAAACTAAATGGTGCAGACGTTGTCTACTACTAAAGAGGTTCAATCTTAATTTACTACAAGCATAGAACTACCTTTTCTTGTTTAGCTATAAGGAATGCCTGTAAATTAAGCTAGAGCTGACTCTGTATCAACCGCCTTTTCTTGTTTAGCTATAAGAAATGCCCGTAAATTAATATAACTAAAAACCAAATTCCATTACATTACCTAGTTTATTCCAATCAACATTGACACTATGACAGTAGCTAGAGCTGACTTTGTATCAGCTGCCTTTTTTGGTTTAGCTATGAGAAATGCccataaattaatataactaAAAACCAAATTCCATTACATTACCTAGTTTATTCCAATCAACATTGACACTATGACAGTAGCTAGAGCTAACTCTATATCAACTCTTTAGACATAATAAATTACCAATTATACAGAATAATTACTCATGTATCATTTCCAACTCTTGCTTCATATTCGTTTTGCTTTTGGCATATGTGTATTCATCATTTTTGTACCCGTAGAGGCAAAAGGATTAGGAGGCATGGCTAATTTATCTCCACCTTCCAACATTTGAACCACAGTCTTCATGGAAGGACGATCACCGGGATGCCATTGAATGCACCAGAGTCCCACAATTCCAAGTTTCTTTGCAACCTTGGC
Protein-coding regions in this window:
- the LOC112489193 gene encoding Bowman-Birk type proteinase inhibitor D-II, whose translation is MVALKKIAVLQAALLVLTGLAVSAKADRLDFFKLLTSNNQKSVDGYKRPDIPACCDKCICTKSIPPQCRCTDVFIGDKRCKNCQGCICNLSNPPQCQCLDIKDYCDPPCSSSSSTTQIIKQVAA